The following are encoded together in the Lathyrus oleraceus cultivar Zhongwan6 chromosome 3, CAAS_Psat_ZW6_1.0, whole genome shotgun sequence genome:
- the LOC127132126 gene encoding putative RING-H2 finger protein ATL21A, translating to MDILNFLFHLFMFFPVIYTLQNSCQSSWCSENNILIRFPFRLEVEGDQGNPYCGYPGFELSCTNDSRTILTLPYSGVFYVRDIDYLRQYIQVYDPHRCLLNRLLSLNLSGSPFVTGFLTNFTLLSCSSPNIGSQFIPVDCLSNSTHFVSVFPSLSFTNSLPQSCYVIGNLSVPVDSSYQDFFLNNQVSEDFELTWSKPNCRYCELQDGLCGFKSRNSDQVRCFSNHQTNHQTGHSDDDLLISRIIILCVGGTALLFAIGTGCLARYSRRRTISDEPAITITRMGVGLDESTIESFGKIVLGESRRLPGVEHNDGTCCCPICLSEYNSKDIIRCIPECRHCFHAHCIDEWLRMNTTCPICRNSASPHFQ from the exons ATGGATATCTTGAACTTCCTCTTTCACTTGTTCATGTTCTTTCCTGTCATATATACTTTACAAAATTCATGTCAAAGTTCTTGGTGTAGTGAGAATAACATCCTTATTCGTTTCCCTTTTCGATTAGAAGTCGAAGGTGATCAAGGAAATCCTTATTGTGGTTATCCTGGTTTCGAATTGAGTTGTACTAATGATAGCAGAACAATTCTAACACTCCCTTATTCAGGAGTGTTCTATGTTCGTGATATCGATTATCTTCGACAATATATACAAGTCTATGACCCTCACCGTTGTCTTCTGAATCGTCTTCTAAGCCTTAATCTTTCAGGTTCACCTTTCGTTACGGGATTTCTGACTAATTTCACTCTCTTGAGCTGCTCAAGTCCAAACATTGGATCACAGTTCATACCGGTTGACTGTCTTAGCAATTCTACACATTTTGTATCAGTTTTTCCTTCATTGAGCTTCACCAATTCATTGCCTCAGTCTTGCTATGTTATTGGAAATCTCTCAGTTCCTGTTGATAGTTCATATCAGGATTTTTTCTTAAACAATCAAGTCAGTGAAGATTTTGAACTGACATGGTCTAAACCGAATTGTAGATACTGCGAATTACAAGATGGTTTGTGCGGATTCAAGAGCAGAAATAGTGATCAAGTTCGCTGTTTCTCTAATCACCAAACAAACCATCAAACGG GTCATTCAGATGACGACCTTTTGATTTCTAGAATAATCATATTATGTGTTGGGGGAACAGCTTTGTTGTTTGCAATTGGGACAGGATGCTTAGCACGCTACAGTCGCAGAAGGACAATATCAGATGAACCAGCCATTACCATTACAAGGATGGGGGTGGGTCTTGATGAGTCAACAATTGAATCTTTTGGGAAGATTGTATTAGGGGAGAGTCGACGACTGCCGGGTGTGGAACACAATGATGGAACCTGTTGTTGCCCAATATGTCTCTCAGAGTACAACAGCAAGGACATAATCAGATGCATTCCTGAATGTAGACACTGCTTCCATGCTCATTGCATTGATGAATGGCTTCGCATGAACACCACATGCCCGATTTGCCGTAACTCAGCCTCTCCTCATTTTCAATGA
- the LOC127132125 gene encoding uncharacterized protein LOC127132125, translated as MEEEKSHRMYNLFVKHLNGKTLTLLFPSPILYATSIKDRLFHLTGIPIQHQRLVTGCRHLNDDKSAIWCSPEGGNMFPSVRLLLRLKGGKGGFGSLLRGAATKAGQKKTNNFDACRDMSGRRLRHVNAEKRLEEWREGEEDRKLEKVAEDFLKKQMKKNKGKGKNGVEGEAQKYVAKYREQSERCVADVALSVQESLRNSKRKSSAISEAPRPRDQKKLKIWMGKRPLDESDNSDDSDEDVKDVEEETEKSVLLNSQNESGLNKADDSSDSVTGLKRDGGSSGVGSCESGSEEERETVVEEGRVETVEGSPQSNETIEAKLSVDAEPMINDDMAEANAVPCSEMLDSGISAQDIVCQDNKVDDTVTQASDLVSSEIVPNDMEIDVSLEHKPAVIEESLPNTVVPAKEEPLNFDAFNTAAELEALGLEKLKTELQSRGLKCGGTLQERAARLFLLKSTPLDKLPKKLLAKK; from the exons ATGGAAGAAGAAAAGAGCCATAGAATGTACAACCTGTTCGTGAAGCACTTGAACGGTAAAACCCTAACCCTATTATTCCCTTCTCCGATCCTCTATGCAACTTCCATCAAGGATCGTCTCTTCCATCTCACCGGAATCCCAATCCAACACCAGCGCCTCGTCACCGGTTGCCGCCACCTTAACGACGATAAATCGGCGATATGGTGTTCGCCGGAAGGAGGAAACATGTTCCCCTCTGTGCGTCTGCTTCTTCGTCTGAAAGGCGGCAAGGGAGGATTTGGATCGCTGTTGCGTGGGGCGGCGACGAAAGCCGGGCAGAAGAAGACAAACAATTTTGACGCGTGTAGGGATATGAGTGGGCGAAGATTGAGACATGTTAATGCTGAGAAGAGATTGGAGGAATGGAGAGAAGGTGAAGAGGATAGAAAGCTTGAGAAGGTTGCTGAGGATTTTCTGAAGAAACAGATGAAGAAGAATAAGGGTAAGGGTAAGAATGGTGTTGAGGGTGAGGCCCAAAAGTATGTTGCCAAATATAGGGAACAATCTGAACGCTGTGTTGCCGATGTTGCTTTGTCTGTTCAGGAGTCTCTCAGAAATTCTAAGCGCAAATCTTCAGCAATATCAGAAGCTCCTCGACCTCGCGATCAGAAGAAATTGAAGATATG GATGGGGAAGAGGCCACTGGATGAAAGTGACAATAGTGATGATTCTGATGAAGATGTTAAGGATGTTGAGGAAGAAACTGAGAAATCTGTTTTGTTAAATAGTCAGAATGAGTCTGGGTTAAACAAAGCTGATGATAGTTCTGATTCTGTGACTGGTCTAAAGAGGGATGGAGGCTCTTCTGGGGTTGGCTCATGTGAGAGTGGATCTGAAGAAGAAAGGGAAACTGTTGTAGAAGAAGGCAGAGTGGAAACTGTTGAAGGATCCCCCCAAAGTAATGAAACTATTGAGGCAAAACTGAGTGTTGATGCCGAGCCCATGATAAACGATGACATGGCCGAGGCTAATGCTGTTCCTTGTTCAGAGATGTTGGATTCTGGAATTAGTGCTCAAGATATTGTCTGTCAGGATAACAAGGTTGATGACACTGTTACTCAAGCCTCAGATCTTGTGAGCTCTGAAATTGTGCCTAATGACATGGAAATTGACGTTTCTCTTGAGCATAAACCAGCTGTCATTGAAGAAAGCTTGCCAAACACTGTTGTTCCAGCAAAGGAAGAGCCTCTGAATTTTGATGCTTTTAATACAGCTGCAGAACTTGAG GCTCTTGGCTTGGAAAAGTTGAAGACAGAACTCCAGTCACGAGGCCTAAAATGTGGAGGTACTTTACAGGAGCGTGCTGCCagactttttcttttaaaatcgACACCTCTGGATAAACTACCGAAGAAACTGCTAGCAAAGAAATAA